A region from the Janthinobacterium agaricidamnosum genome encodes:
- the ptsP gene encoding phosphoenolpyruvate--protein phosphotransferase, translating to MASFTLHGIPVSRGIAIGRAHLLAPAALDVKHYLVAQEQIEAEVQRLQSAIATVHKELQTLWNELPKDAPTELGAFIDVHALILSDPMISEAPLDIIRKRHYNAEWALLTQIDELSAQFDEIEDPYLRERKADIQQVAERVLKVLLGTEQLLPKAAAEDELMAQMIVVAHDISPADMLQFRDRSFIGFITDVGGQNSHTAIVARSLDIPAAVGMSQASMLIDQDDWLIIDGDAGVVIANPSALVLEQYRERQVAMQRARKKLGKLKKTPAVTKCGTPVTLLANIELPEDCAFALESGASGVGLFRSEFLFMGRAHKIPTEDEQFEAYRNTVQSMKGKVVTIRTLDIGADKPLDQSDHTALNPALGLRAIRYCLAEPQLFLTQLRAILRASAFGKVRILIPMLAHAFEIDQSLSMIAQAKASLREEGVKFDDEVEVGAMIEIPAAALALPMFVKRMDFLSIGTNDLIQYTLAIDRVDYEVAHLYNPLHPAVLQLISMTIAAGHKAGIDVAVCGEMAGDVKLTRLLLGMGLREFSMHPAQLLAVKQEILNSDLGLIAPQMRKIMRSMEPNVIAEAVQQLQLM from the coding sequence ATGGCATCTTTCACGCTCCACGGCATCCCGGTTTCCCGCGGCATCGCCATCGGCCGCGCACATCTGCTGGCGCCGGCCGCCCTTGACGTCAAACATTACCTGGTCGCCCAGGAACAGATCGAAGCCGAAGTCCAGCGCCTGCAAAGCGCCATCGCCACCGTCCACAAGGAACTGCAGACCCTGTGGAACGAGCTGCCCAAGGATGCGCCCACGGAGCTGGGCGCGTTCATCGACGTGCATGCGCTGATCCTCTCCGACCCGATGATTTCCGAAGCTCCGCTCGACATCATCCGCAAGCGCCATTACAACGCCGAATGGGCGCTGTTGACGCAGATCGATGAGTTGTCGGCGCAGTTCGATGAAATCGAAGACCCGTACCTGCGCGAACGCAAGGCCGACATCCAGCAGGTGGCCGAGCGCGTATTGAAAGTCTTGCTGGGCACGGAGCAGCTGCTGCCCAAGGCCGCGGCCGAAGACGAATTGATGGCGCAGATGATCGTCGTCGCGCACGACATTTCTCCGGCCGACATGCTGCAGTTCCGCGACCGCTCCTTCATCGGTTTCATCACCGACGTGGGCGGGCAGAACTCGCACACGGCCATCGTCGCACGCAGCCTCGATATCCCGGCCGCCGTCGGGATGTCGCAGGCGTCGATGCTGATCGACCAGGATGACTGGCTGATCATCGACGGCGACGCCGGCGTCGTCATCGCCAACCCCAGCGCGCTGGTGCTGGAACAGTACCGCGAGCGCCAGGTGGCCATGCAGCGCGCGCGCAAGAAGCTGGGCAAGCTGAAAAAGACGCCGGCCGTGACCAAATGCGGCACGCCCGTCACCCTGCTGGCGAATATCGAGTTGCCCGAGGATTGCGCGTTTGCGCTGGAGTCGGGCGCCAGCGGCGTGGGCCTGTTCCGCTCCGAATTCCTGTTCATGGGCCGCGCCCACAAGATTCCCACCGAGGACGAGCAGTTCGAGGCTTACCGCAACACGGTGCAGTCGATGAAGGGAAAAGTCGTCACCATCCGCACGCTCGACATCGGCGCCGACAAGCCGCTCGACCAGTCCGACCATACGGCATTGAATCCCGCCCTGGGCCTGCGCGCCATCCGTTACTGCCTGGCCGAGCCGCAGCTGTTCCTGACGCAGCTGCGGGCGATTTTGCGCGCCTCGGCCTTCGGCAAGGTGCGCATCCTGATCCCGATGCTCGCGCATGCGTTCGAGATCGACCAGTCGCTGTCCATGATCGCGCAAGCAAAGGCCAGCCTGCGCGAGGAGGGCGTCAAGTTCGACGACGAGGTCGAAGTGGGCGCCATGATCGAGATTCCGGCCGCCGCGCTGGCCCTGCCCATGTTCGTCAAGCGCATGGATTTCCTGTCGATCGGCACGAACGATCTGATCCAGTACACCCTGGCCATCGACCGGGTCGACTACGAAGTGGCGCATTTGTACAATCCGCTGCATCCGGCCGTGCTGCAGCTGATCTCCATGACGATCGCGGCCGGCCACAAGGCGGGCATCGACGTGGCCGTGTGCGGCGAGATGGCGGGCGACGTGAAGCTCACGCGCTTGCTGCTGGGCATGGGGCTGCGCGAGTTTTCCATGCATCCGGCGCAGCTGTTGGCGGTCAAGCAAGAGATCCTCAACAGCGACCTGGGTCTGATTGCGCCACAAATGCGCAAAATTATGCGTTCGATGGAACCAAATGTGATCGCGGAAGCCGTCCAGCAACTGCAGCTCATGTAA
- a CDS encoding P-II family nitrogen regulator: MKMITAIIKPFKLDEVREALSAINVQGITVTEVKGFGRQKGHTELYRGAEYVVDFLPKTKIEAAVDDAIVDQAIEAIEGAARTGKIGDGKIFVYNLEQVIRIRTGETGNEAL, translated from the coding sequence ATGAAAATGATTACTGCAATCATTAAACCGTTCAAACTGGACGAAGTACGCGAAGCCTTGTCGGCTATCAATGTGCAAGGCATTACCGTCACCGAAGTCAAAGGTTTCGGCCGCCAGAAAGGCCATACGGAACTCTACCGTGGCGCCGAGTATGTCGTTGATTTTTTGCCAAAAACCAAGATTGAAGCAGCCGTCGATGACGCCATTGTCGACCAGGCCATCGAAGCGATCGAAGGCGCCGCGCGTACCGGTAAAATCGGCGACGGCAAGATTTTCGTCTACAACCTGGAACAAGTCATCCGCATCCGTACCGGTGAAACCGGCAACGAAGCGCTCTAA
- a CDS encoding accessory factor UbiK family protein yields MDMNTFFNDLQGKIHQAIENSPAKDIEKNVKSMMTQGFARLDLVTREEFDIQAQVLAKTRAKLDALELRLIELETRLNEPKAKV; encoded by the coding sequence ATGGACATGAATACCTTCTTTAACGACTTGCAAGGCAAGATCCACCAGGCCATCGAGAACTCGCCGGCCAAGGATATCGAGAAAAACGTGAAATCGATGATGACCCAAGGCTTCGCCCGCCTCGATCTCGTCACGCGCGAGGAATTCGATATCCAGGCGCAAGTGCTGGCCAAGACCCGCGCCAAGCTCGACGCACTGGAATTGCGCCTGATCGAACTGGAAACCCGTCTGAACGAACCCAAGGCCAAGGTGTAA
- the gshA gene encoding glutamate--cysteine ligase: MVPHLVTALTGPLLDLEKKILAATPAIERWFRMEWQEHTPPFYCSVDLRNAGYKLAPVDTNLFPGGFHNLATEMLPLSVQAAMAAIDKYCPDARNLLIVPELHNTTPQYLQNVARLMQIFRQTGLHVRFGSWSPEITQPTPLALPDGNMLVIEPLVRLNNGRRLGLKDFDPCTILLNNDLSDGIPDILQNIHEQSLLPPLHAGWALRRKSNHYTAYDEVVKKFGKMIDVDPWMLNPFHAKCSDVNFQEGEGEDALAASVDVLLAKIRKKYKEYGIKEKPFVIVKPDAGTYGTGIMTVRDASEVRDLSRKQRDKMSIVKDGKVVTDVIIQEGVPTFESIKDAVAEPVVYMIDRYVVGGFYRVHAEKGVDQNLNAPGSQYVPLAFAQQHAVPDLKAKPGTAAPNRFYVYGVVARLALLAASLEMERTDPNPEVY, from the coding sequence ATGGTTCCCCATCTCGTCACGGCCCTGACCGGACCGCTGCTCGACCTCGAAAAAAAGATTCTGGCCGCGACGCCGGCCATTGAGCGCTGGTTTCGCATGGAGTGGCAAGAACACACGCCGCCCTTCTATTGCTCGGTAGACTTGCGTAACGCCGGCTACAAACTGGCGCCCGTCGATACCAATCTGTTCCCTGGCGGTTTCCATAACCTGGCCACGGAAATGCTGCCCCTGTCCGTGCAGGCGGCCATGGCTGCCATCGACAAGTATTGCCCGGACGCCCGCAACCTGCTGATCGTGCCGGAATTGCACAACACCACGCCGCAATACCTGCAGAACGTGGCGCGCCTGATGCAAATCTTCCGCCAGACGGGACTGCACGTGCGCTTCGGTTCGTGGTCGCCCGAGATCACCCAGCCGACACCGCTGGCCCTGCCGGACGGCAACATGCTCGTCATCGAGCCCCTCGTGCGCCTGAACAACGGTCGCCGCCTGGGCTTGAAGGATTTCGACCCGTGCACGATTCTGCTGAATAACGACTTGTCGGACGGCATCCCCGATATCTTGCAAAATATTCATGAACAAAGCTTGCTGCCGCCCTTGCACGCGGGCTGGGCTTTGCGCCGCAAGAGCAACCACTACACGGCCTACGATGAAGTGGTGAAAAAATTCGGCAAGATGATCGATGTCGACCCGTGGATGCTCAATCCCTTCCACGCCAAGTGCAGCGACGTCAATTTCCAGGAAGGCGAGGGCGAAGATGCGCTGGCCGCCAGCGTCGACGTGCTGCTGGCCAAGATCCGCAAGAAATACAAGGAATACGGCATCAAGGAAAAGCCCTTCGTCATCGTCAAGCCCGATGCGGGCACGTATGGCACGGGCATCATGACGGTGCGCGACGCCAGCGAAGTGCGCGACCTGTCGCGCAAGCAGCGCGACAAGATGTCCATCGTCAAGGATGGCAAGGTCGTCACCGACGTCATCATCCAGGAAGGCGTGCCCACGTTTGAAAGCATCAAGGATGCCGTGGCCGAACCCGTCGTCTACATGATCGACCGCTATGTGGTGGGCGGCTTCTACCGCGTGCACGCGGAAAAGGGTGTCGACCAGAACCTGAACGCCCCAGGCTCGCAGTACGTGCCGCTGGCGTTTGCCCAGCAGCATGCCGTGCCGGACTTGAAGGCCAAGCCGGGCACGGCCGCGCCGAACCGCTTCTATGTGTATGGCGTGGTGGCGCGCCTGGCCTTGCTGGCCGCGTCGCTGGAAATGGAGCGCACGGACCCGAATCCCGAGGTGTATTGA
- a CDS encoding ammonium transporter, which produces MRKNITKLLAGIACLCAFGVAAPSFADAPAKTEAATTTAVAAPAVTPVPDAAPAAAAPAPAPAAAAPAAAPVANKGDTSFMMISTLLVILMTIPGLALFYGGLVRSKNMLSVLMQVFMVFALVIVLWCIYGYSVAFTEKTAFFGGFDRLFLNGIWDPAKGTFAAAATFSKGVVIPEFVFVAFQGTFAAITCALIVGAFAERAKFAAVLAFVVLWFTFAYLPAAHMVWFWTGPDLITNAATSASEALKAGWIWQKGALDFAGGTVVHINAAVAGLVGAIMIGKRVGYGRESMAPHSLTMTMIGASLLWVGWFGFNAGSSLEAGDVAALAFVNTLLATAAATLSWVFGEWISKGKPSMLGGASGAVAGLVAITPAAGFVGPMGGLVIGLLAGIVCLWGVNGLKRLIGADDSLDVFGVHGVGGILGALLTGVFAAPQLGGQGIFDYVTNKMSADPYSIGHQVWVQAQAVGTTILWSAVVSVVAYKLVDIVIGLRVPEEEEREGLDITSHGEQAYHG; this is translated from the coding sequence ATGCGTAAAAATATAACAAAATTGCTCGCTGGGATAGCCTGTCTGTGTGCGTTTGGCGTCGCCGCGCCAAGCTTTGCCGATGCCCCCGCCAAGACGGAGGCGGCCACGACCACGGCCGTCGCCGCTCCCGCCGTCACGCCCGTGCCTGACGCCGCGCCCGCTGCCGCCGCTCCGGCTCCGGCCCCGGCCGCTGCCGCACCGGCTGCCGCCCCTGTCGCCAACAAGGGCGATACCAGTTTCATGATGATTTCCACCTTGCTGGTGATTTTGATGACCATCCCCGGCCTGGCCCTGTTCTACGGCGGCCTGGTGCGCTCGAAGAACATGCTGTCGGTGCTGATGCAAGTGTTCATGGTGTTCGCGCTGGTCATCGTGCTGTGGTGTATCTACGGTTACTCGGTCGCCTTCACGGAAAAAACCGCCTTCTTCGGTGGCTTCGACCGCCTGTTCCTGAACGGTATCTGGGATCCGGCCAAGGGCACGTTTGCCGCCGCCGCCACCTTCAGCAAGGGTGTCGTCATTCCCGAGTTCGTCTTCGTCGCCTTCCAGGGCACGTTTGCCGCCATCACCTGCGCACTGATCGTCGGCGCTTTCGCCGAGCGCGCCAAGTTTGCCGCCGTGCTGGCCTTCGTCGTGCTGTGGTTCACGTTCGCCTACCTGCCAGCGGCCCACATGGTGTGGTTCTGGACCGGTCCTGACCTGATCACCAATGCCGCCACCTCGGCCAGCGAAGCCCTGAAAGCGGGCTGGATCTGGCAAAAAGGCGCGCTGGACTTCGCCGGCGGCACCGTGGTGCACATCAATGCCGCCGTCGCCGGCCTGGTGGGCGCGATCATGATCGGCAAGCGCGTCGGCTACGGCCGCGAATCGATGGCGCCGCACTCGCTGACGATGACCATGATCGGCGCCTCGCTGCTGTGGGTGGGCTGGTTCGGTTTCAATGCCGGTTCCTCGCTGGAAGCGGGCGACGTGGCGGCCCTGGCCTTCGTCAACACCTTGCTGGCCACTGCCGCCGCCACCCTGTCGTGGGTATTTGGCGAGTGGATCAGCAAAGGCAAGCCATCCATGCTCGGTGGCGCGTCCGGCGCCGTGGCCGGCCTGGTGGCGATCACCCCGGCGGCCGGCTTTGTCGGCCCGATGGGCGGCCTGGTCATCGGCCTGCTGGCCGGTATCGTCTGCCTGTGGGGCGTGAATGGCCTGAAACGCCTGATCGGCGCCGACGATTCGCTCGACGTGTTCGGCGTGCATGGCGTGGGCGGTATCCTCGGTGCCTTGCTGACGGGCGTGTTTGCTGCACCACAATTGGGCGGCCAGGGCATCTTCGACTATGTCACCAACAAGATGTCGGCCGATCCGTATTCGATCGGTCATCAGGTGTGGGTGCAGGCGCAAGCGGTCGGCACCACCATCCTGTGGTCGGCCGTCGTCTCCGTCGTCGCCTATAAACTGGTCGACATCGTCATCGGCTTGCGCGTACCGGAAGAAGAAGAGCGCGAAGGCCTCGACATCACCAGCCATGGCGAGCAAGCGTATCATGGTTAA
- a CDS encoding PTS sugar transporter subunit IIA, which yields MVGILLMTHAPLGQAFIAACAHVFRGPTERFEAIDVVADQDLAEVQKLASDAICRLDDGSGVLVITDVKGGTPSNCCNKLADAGRVEVIAGISLPMLLRAITYRRDTLDVVVEMALAGAQSGAVRVDNRIRVGE from the coding sequence ATGGTAGGGATTTTGCTCATGACACATGCACCGCTGGGACAGGCTTTCATCGCCGCCTGCGCGCATGTGTTTCGCGGGCCAACGGAACGGTTTGAAGCCATCGACGTCGTCGCCGACCAGGACCTGGCGGAAGTGCAGAAGCTGGCGTCGGACGCCATCTGCCGCCTTGACGACGGCTCCGGCGTGCTGGTGATCACCGACGTGAAGGGCGGCACGCCGTCGAACTGCTGCAACAAGCTGGCCGATGCGGGCCGGGTGGAAGTCATCGCCGGCATCAGCCTGCCGATGCTGCTGCGCGCCATCACGTATCGCCGCGACACGCTCGACGTGGTGGTGGAGATGGCGCTGGCCGGCGCGCAAAGCGGCGCCGTGCGCGTCGATAACCGCATTCGCGTGGGCGAGTAA
- a CDS encoding HPr family phosphocarrier protein — translation MIQKELEIINKLGLHARASAKFTQLAAKFKSDVWLTRNARRINAKSIMGVMMLAAGKGAKVTLEAEGDDEQACVDALTALINDRFGEGE, via the coding sequence ATGATTCAAAAAGAACTCGAAATCATCAACAAGCTGGGACTGCACGCACGCGCCTCCGCCAAATTTACCCAGCTCGCCGCCAAGTTCAAGAGCGACGTCTGGCTGACCCGCAACGCGCGCCGCATCAACGCCAAGTCCATCATGGGCGTGATGATGCTGGCCGCCGGCAAGGGCGCGAAAGTGACCCTGGAAGCCGAGGGCGATGATGAGCAGGCATGTGTCGATGCGCTCACCGCCCTGATTAATGACAGGTTTGGCGAAGGCGAGTAA
- a CDS encoding TorF family putative porin, with amino-acid sequence MKNLSKNMTLAAALTLAMTALCGSAMAQDAVAAPAAAEAVPDNVVSYNVALTSDYRYRGVSQSRLDPAISGGADYTHNPTGLYVGTWLSSIKWIKDGGGDTNLEWDIYGGKRGEISKDFTYDVGGLYYFYPSNGLSTNANTFELYGQLGYGPAYIKYSHSTSNLFGVPDSKNSGYLDVGANVDVHDGYMLNLHAGRQKVAHNDSLSYNDYKIGVTKDFGVVTVALAAVKANITSLAPNGKNLAKSGLVLTVSKTF; translated from the coding sequence ATGAAGAATCTGTCCAAGAACATGACTTTAGCTGCAGCGTTGACGCTGGCCATGACCGCCTTGTGCGGCAGCGCCATGGCCCAGGATGCAGTGGCGGCGCCTGCTGCGGCCGAAGCCGTACCTGATAACGTGGTGAGCTACAACGTGGCGCTGACCAGCGACTACCGCTACCGTGGCGTGTCGCAAAGCCGTCTCGACCCTGCCATCAGCGGCGGCGCCGACTATACCCACAATCCGACGGGTTTGTACGTGGGGACCTGGCTGTCGAGCATCAAATGGATCAAAGACGGCGGCGGCGATACCAACCTGGAATGGGATATCTACGGCGGCAAACGTGGCGAGATCAGCAAGGATTTCACCTACGATGTGGGCGGCCTGTACTACTTCTATCCCTCGAATGGGCTGAGCACGAACGCGAACACCTTCGAACTGTACGGCCAGCTCGGCTATGGCCCGGCCTACATCAAGTACTCGCATTCGACCAGTAATCTGTTCGGCGTGCCTGACAGCAAGAACAGCGGCTACCTCGATGTGGGTGCCAACGTCGATGTGCACGATGGCTACATGCTGAACCTGCATGCCGGACGCCAGAAGGTCGCGCACAACGATTCCCTCAGCTATAACGATTACAAGATCGGCGTGACCAAGGATTTCGGCGTGGTGACCGTGGCTCTGGCCGCCGTCAAGGCCAACATCACGTCGCTGGCACCGAATGGCAAGAATCTGGCGAAATCCGGTCTCGTGCTGACCGTATCCAAAACCTTTTAA
- the gshB gene encoding glutathione synthase, giving the protein MKIAFLADPLAGFKTYKDSTFAMMREAAKRGHAVYAFEQKDMALEEGIVTARVNHIALTGDEHDWYKVVSTEEVRLSALDAIIERKDPPFDMEYVYGTYLLELAEKQGAHVFNKPSAIRDNNEKLAIAQFSEFTSPTLVTSDEARLRAFHAKHQDVIFKPLDGMGGTGIFRVKADGLNLGAIIETLSENGAQTIMAQRFIADIVKGDKRILVIGGKPVPFSLARIPQAGEVRGNLAAGGTGVAQPLTARDLEIAEKLGPILAARGLMLVGLDVIGDYLTEVNVTSPTCFQEIMQQTGFDVAAMFVDAVEHGVAQAQQR; this is encoded by the coding sequence ATGAAAATTGCATTCCTTGCCGACCCGCTGGCAGGCTTCAAGACTTACAAAGATTCCACCTTCGCCATGATGCGCGAGGCGGCCAAACGCGGTCATGCCGTGTACGCGTTCGAACAGAAGGACATGGCGCTGGAAGAGGGCATCGTCACGGCACGGGTAAACCACATCGCGCTGACGGGCGACGAACACGATTGGTACAAGGTCGTCTCGACCGAGGAAGTGCGCCTGTCGGCCCTGGACGCCATCATCGAGCGCAAGGACCCGCCGTTCGACATGGAATACGTGTACGGCACGTATTTGCTGGAACTGGCGGAAAAGCAGGGCGCGCACGTCTTCAACAAGCCGTCCGCCATCCGCGACAACAATGAAAAGCTGGCGATTGCCCAGTTTTCCGAATTCACGTCGCCGACCCTGGTGACGTCGGATGAAGCGCGCCTGCGCGCCTTCCACGCCAAACACCAGGACGTCATCTTCAAGCCGCTCGACGGCATGGGCGGCACGGGCATCTTCCGCGTCAAGGCCGATGGCCTGAACCTGGGCGCCATCATCGAGACCTTGAGCGAGAACGGCGCGCAGACCATCATGGCGCAGCGTTTCATCGCCGACATTGTCAAGGGCGACAAGCGCATCCTCGTCATCGGCGGCAAGCCGGTGCCGTTTTCGCTGGCGCGCATCCCGCAGGCGGGCGAAGTGCGGGGCAACCTGGCGGCCGGCGGCACGGGCGTGGCGCAGCCATTGACGGCGCGCGACCTGGAAATCGCAGAAAAGCTGGGCCCGATCCTGGCCGCGCGTGGCCTGATGCTGGTAGGATTGGACGTGATCGGCGACTATCTGACGGAAGTCAATGTCACCAGCCCGACCTGCTTCCAGGAAATCATGCAGCAAACGGGTTTTGACGTGGCTGCCATGTTTGTCGACGCCGTCGAGCATGGCGTTGCGCAAGCGCAGCAGCGCTAG
- a CDS encoding YifB family Mg chelatase-like AAA ATPase, with product MSLAVLKSRALAGMEAPEVSVEVHLANGLPSFTIVGLPDTEVKESRDRVRAALQNCGFEMPARRITANLAPADLPKESGRFDLPIALGILAASGQLPGDQLHHYEFAGELSLSGQLRPIRGALAMTFAMQRCPAGAPRAFILPQANADEAALVRDACIYPAHSLLEVCAHFAAHGSQTALQRHQPMLAAHVFPYPDFADVQGQQQARRALEVAAAGGHNVLMVGPPGAGKTMLASRFPGVLPPMSDEEALESAAVHSLGGHFKVEHWKRRPYRAPHQTASGVALVGGGNVPRPGEISLAHCGVLFLDEIAEFQRRVLDVLRQPMESGVINISRAARQAEFPARFQLIAAMNPCPCGYLGHASGRCRCTPDAVLRYHSRLSGPLLDRIDLQIEVAAMPPAALGRHAGAGESTRAIATRVAAAFALQLARQGKANQRLSSTEIEQHCRLETHGEQLLHGAMARLHWSARTYHRVLRVARSIADLEASPGITQPHVAEAIQYRRVLREI from the coding sequence ATGAGTCTGGCCGTCCTGAAAAGCCGCGCCCTGGCCGGCATGGAAGCGCCCGAGGTAAGTGTCGAAGTCCACCTTGCCAACGGTTTGCCTTCATTTACGATAGTCGGCCTGCCGGATACGGAAGTGAAGGAATCGCGCGACCGCGTCCGTGCCGCGCTGCAAAACTGCGGCTTTGAGATGCCGGCGCGGCGCATCACGGCCAACCTGGCGCCGGCGGACTTGCCCAAGGAATCGGGGCGCTTCGACCTGCCTATTGCCTTGGGTATCCTGGCCGCCTCGGGCCAGTTGCCGGGCGACCAATTACATCACTACGAATTCGCGGGCGAACTGTCGCTCTCTGGCCAGTTGCGTCCCATTCGCGGCGCCCTGGCCATGACCTTTGCCATGCAGCGCTGCCCGGCGGGCGCGCCACGCGCCTTCATCCTGCCGCAGGCGAATGCGGACGAGGCGGCGCTGGTCCGCGATGCCTGCATCTATCCCGCCCACAGCCTGCTCGAAGTCTGCGCGCATTTTGCCGCGCACGGCAGCCAGACCGCCCTGCAACGCCATCAGCCCATGCTGGCAGCGCACGTCTTTCCGTATCCTGACTTTGCCGACGTGCAAGGGCAACAGCAGGCGCGGCGGGCGCTGGAAGTGGCGGCCGCGGGCGGCCATAACGTCCTGATGGTCGGGCCGCCGGGCGCGGGCAAGACCATGCTGGCCAGCCGTTTTCCCGGCGTGCTGCCGCCCATGAGCGACGAAGAGGCGCTGGAATCGGCCGCCGTGCATTCGCTGGGCGGCCACTTCAAGGTGGAACACTGGAAACGCCGCCCCTATCGTGCCCCGCACCAGACGGCGTCCGGCGTGGCCCTGGTGGGCGGCGGCAACGTGCCGCGCCCCGGAGAAATCTCGCTCGCGCACTGCGGCGTGCTGTTTCTCGATGAAATCGCCGAATTCCAGCGCCGGGTGCTCGATGTGCTGCGCCAGCCCATGGAATCGGGCGTGATCAACATTTCACGCGCGGCCCGCCAGGCCGAGTTTCCTGCCCGCTTCCAGCTGATCGCCGCCATGAATCCCTGCCCGTGCGGCTATCTGGGCCACGCTTCGGGACGTTGCCGCTGCACGCCGGACGCCGTGCTCCGTTATCACAGCCGCCTGTCCGGTCCGCTACTCGACCGTATCGACCTGCAGATTGAAGTGGCCGCCATGCCGCCGGCGGCGCTGGGCCGGCACGCCGGCGCCGGAGAAAGCACGCGAGCCATCGCCACGCGGGTAGCGGCAGCCTTTGCCCTGCAGCTGGCACGCCAGGGAAAGGCGAATCAGCGCCTGAGCAGCACCGAAATCGAACAGCATTGTCGCCTGGAAACGCATGGCGAACAGCTGCTGCACGGCGCCATGGCGCGATTGCACTGGTCGGCGCGTACCTATCACCGCGTACTGCGCGTGGCGCGCAGCATCGCGGACCTGGAGGCTAGCCCCGGCATCACGCAGCCGCACGTCGCCGAAGCGATCCAGTACCGGCGCGTGCTGCGTGAAATATAA
- a CDS encoding DUF1840 domain-containing protein — protein MLISFKSKSSPEVLMYQEHAQRILDILHKNPTRGVITPAEAGDALALLEKEVAESKLHPENDVEHDAHTPETLEDGETGAHARAQKVHFSQRAYPLMEMLRSAKAENESITWGI, from the coding sequence ATGTTGATCTCATTCAAATCCAAATCCTCCCCTGAAGTGCTGATGTACCAGGAACATGCCCAGCGCATCCTCGACATCCTGCACAAGAACCCCACACGCGGCGTCATCACGCCAGCCGAAGCGGGCGATGCCCTGGCCCTGCTGGAAAAAGAAGTCGCGGAAAGCAAACTACATCCGGAAAATGACGTCGAACACGATGCGCATACGCCGGAAACGCTGGAAGATGGCGAAACGGGCGCCCATGCGCGCGCGCAAAAAGTGCATTTCTCGCAGCGCGCCTATCCCTTGATGGAGATGCTGCGCTCGGCCAAGGCGGAAAATGAAAGCATCACCTGGGGCATCTAG